TCCTCCATGCTTTTGCTTCAAAATTGAAGCGTTTAGTGGAATGTTTTTGAAAATCTAAGACAATGAGGGTTTCGCAGGTTGCATAATAGTAGGACCCTTAGCAGATTCCTGGCTTGGCCGTAAAAGGACTCTGATGCTTTCCACTGTGTCCCTTTCATTGATGGGTTTTTTAACTGCTTGTGCCCCCAACATTTGGATCTATTCTCTCCTCCGAGCTCTCACCGGCTTCGGCAGAGCCTCCTTGGGAACTTACTGTCTAGTCCTCTCTACTGAGATCGCTGGTCGCCAATGGAGAAGTTTCATTAGTTTTTTCGTTTTTCTGTTCTTCACCTTTGGATTCCTTTCACTTCCAGCCCTCGCTTACCTCACAAGAAATTCTTTTTCTTGGAGAAGCACCTACATCTACATCTCCATACTTCCTCTGGCCTACTCTTTGCTGCTCCTCCCTTTCGTTTGGGAGTCGCCCAGGTGGCTACTTCTCAGGGGAAATTCCAAAGAGGCCTTAAAATGCCTAAGAAAAATGGCAGAAATGAATGGAGGAGTATTGCCAGAAAATGTAGAGATAGAAGTCTGTATTGCAGAGAGCCAAACAGAGTCTTCTTTATCACTGTTGTGGACTACTAAATGGGCTCGCAGAACGCTCATGTCAACAATGGCGGTGGGCTCTGGAATGGGGCTAATCTATTATGGAATGCCCTTTGGAGTTGCAAGTCTGGACTTCAATTTCTATCTGAGTGTCGCATTTAACGCTCTCTCTGACATTCCAGCCGCCATTTTCTCCACTATTATTCTTGCTAAGGCTGGGCGAAGAAGGGCAATTCTCCTGTTAACACTACTGAGTGGCATGCTCTGTTTTCTCTGTGTGTTCTTTTCAATGGGTATATCAGATATTCCCAATTCAACTGCAAACAGAAAGAATTGGGCACAGATAATTTCTGAGGTAGGAGCATTTTTGAGTGGAGGGACAGCGTACAATGTGTTGCTGATGTATTGCTTGGAACTGTTTCCATCTAGTGTTCGAAACTCAGCAATGTCACTGCTAAGAGAGGCCATCTATGTAGGGGCGATTGTGAGTCCAGTAGTTGTTGTGATAGGCCACAGCAACACAGCTCTTTCGTTCGGTCTATTTGGCATTGGAATACTTATAAGCGGTTTGTTTGTGTTGGGCCTTCCTGAAACCAAGGATCGGCCTCTGTATGACACTCTGGAAAATCAAGATTTTCAAGAGACTCTTCTTTCTAAAACAGAATTGGGATCACCATTGCTTACATAGATGTTCTTtagaaataaaagaaagaaagattacTGTGTAAACTACGATATCCATCAATTTGTAGTAATGTGGGATTACCCTCAATTTATAGAAGAAGGTACCTAATTTATTTGATCTTGTAGTAAGCATCATGAAAGTATTATATTTGAAGAACAATCAAATCTTATTATTGAGCTCAAATGTATGTGTCATGCAATGGACATTGCAATGTTCATTATAATTCTACTATTAGAATATAAGGATTTGTTAAATCTATTTCTGAAGGTCCC
The nucleotide sequence above comes from Cryptomeria japonica chromosome 11, Sugi_1.0, whole genome shotgun sequence. Encoded proteins:
- the LOC131040143 gene encoding organic cation/carnitine transporter 1 — its product is MDPSTWEEQQHSDNDEQSQVQQVKENMFSVDEIIEKYVGGFGPAQLFQVAIVALGVAFDAQSTFVTIFTDAQPSWRCTNGSQLTETEKCTAQSSICEMDPTLWEWERGKEVSVISQWNLVCANTIKAGFPSLFFFMGSLIGCIIVGPLADSWLGRKRTLMLSTVSLSLMGFLTACAPNIWIYSLLRALTGFGRASLGTYCLVLSTEIAGRQWRSFISFFVFLFFTFGFLSLPALAYLTRNSFSWRSTYIYISILPLAYSLLLLPFVWESPRWLLLRGNSKEALKCLRKMAEMNGGVLPENVEIEVCIAESQTESSLSLLWTTKWARRTLMSTMAVGSGMGLIYYGMPFGVASLDFNFYLSVAFNALSDIPAAIFSTIILAKAGRRRAILLLTLLSGMLCFLCVFFSMGISDIPNSTANRKNWAQIISEVGAFLSGGTAYNVLLMYCLELFPSSVRNSAMSLLREAIYVGAIVSPVVVVIGHSNTALSFGLFGIGILISGLFVLGLPETKDRPLYDTLENQDFQETLLSKTELGSPLLT